The Peribacillus simplex genome contains the following window.
GCTCACTCCGATACTTGGGATAGTTATTTTGATCAAAAGTATAATCACGGAACGGTTTTTCGCCGGGCAATAGAAGAGGGTCTCATCGATGTATCGCGATCTCTTCAAATTGGAATGAGGGGTGGTCTTTACGGACCGGAAGATCTTCAGGATGCCCAGGATTTAGGTTTGGGGGTTTATACGACGAACGATTATAAACGCATCGGGGTCCAAAAGATGCTAGAGGTCATTCATGAACGTGTCGCGAAGGGCCCGGTGTTTTTATCTTTTGACATTGATTTTTTAGATCCCGTCTATGCCCCTGGAACGGGGACCCCGGAGGTTTCAGGGGCCAGCATTGATGATGCTTTAGCCTTTGTAAGAGGATTGACGAATATAGATTTTGTAGGATTCGATCTTGTTGAGGTTTTACCATCATATGATCACGGACAAATCACGGCAGCCGCCGCAGCTAATATTGTCTATGAATTCATCACACTCATCGCTCTCGCAAAAAAAGGTAAACTGGAGAAAAAAGAGAGAACGGGAGATCTGGAAACGCAGCTTAACAACTAGTTCTCTCATATAAATTGAAGGGAGGAACGGTGAAATCCAATCCTTCCCTCTTTAAACACAAAGCGATATAAAACAAAACAACCCCAAAAGGAGATGTGTACATGCATATTTTGGATATATCGATCATGATTCTATATTTTTCTGTTTTAATCATTGTGGGAGTAATCGGATCCAAACGGGCAAAAACGGCAGATGATTTCATTGTAGCAGGGCGTAATCTAGGGCATTTTATGTATTTATCCTGTTTAGCTGCTGTGATATTAGGGGGGGCTTCCACTCTAGGTACAGCAAAGTTAGGTTATCAGTTTGGGATATCCGGTATTTGGCTAGTGGTGATGATTGGACTCGGCATTATCGCTATCGGGTTGTTTTTAACAAATAAGATATTTGATTTAAAAGTACTGACGATCAGTGAAATGCTTGAGAAGCGTTACAATTCTCAAACAAGATTGATTAGTGCCCTTGTCTCTGTTATCTATACTTTCATGCTGACTGTAACGCAAGTGATTGGGATGGGGACGATATTACATGTTTTGGCTGGCTGGAATTTAACGGTTTCCATGATAGTCGGGGGTGGGATCGTTTTATTTTATACAATATTAGGAGGTATGTGGTCAGTCACCATGACTGATGTCGTGCAATTCGTCATCATGACGATCGGTATTTTCTTTATCATGCTTCCATTGAGCATCTCTAAGGCAGGAGGGTGGGAATCGCTTAAAGAAAATCTCCCTGCATCCCATTTCGAGTTA
Protein-coding sequences here:
- the speB gene encoding agmatinase — encoded protein: MMKYQPKDSFKSPRFCGVRTFMRLPFVEQVDEHMDFVITGIPFDSGQSFRTGARFGPEAIRDFSILLRPYNPEQDINIFDYISGIDYGDIPIIPGYISETYKKIEEELTPVIEKGIIPISLGGDHSITLGELRAIVKKHGPVALLQFDAHSDTWDSYFDQKYNHGTVFRRAIEEGLIDVSRSLQIGMRGGLYGPEDLQDAQDLGLGVYTTNDYKRIGVQKMLEVIHERVAKGPVFLSFDIDFLDPVYAPGTGTPEVSGASIDDALAFVRGLTNIDFVGFDLVEVLPSYDHGQITAAAAANIVYEFITLIALAKKGKLEKKERTGDLETQLNN